A genomic segment from Azospirillum sp. TSH58 encodes:
- a CDS encoding enoyl-CoA hydratase/isomerase family protein, producing the protein MTGTLLVRDDGDLRRITLNRPEKINALDTATLRALAEAVDGAPAAGAALVAIDGAGPRGFCAGGDVAEMARGAEAFAAQEEALRAAMQALHGSAVPVISVVHGRTMGAGCIVACLSDLVLGAEDVQFGFPEMRFGLYPAFVHAALTERLPAALAFQILVGGRMMDAAAAYGLGFLTEILPADGFADAAEARISYYRDRLDALAAGRRILRMENRPSMAEKTARLAPLLAENHAAPSVRRLLSGLSFAR; encoded by the coding sequence ATGACCGGCACGCTTCTCGTCCGCGACGACGGCGACCTGCGGCGCATCACCCTGAACCGGCCCGAGAAGATCAACGCGCTCGACACCGCGACCTTGCGGGCGCTGGCCGAGGCCGTGGACGGCGCGCCCGCCGCCGGGGCGGCGCTGGTGGCGATCGACGGCGCCGGGCCACGCGGCTTCTGCGCCGGCGGCGACGTGGCCGAGATGGCCCGCGGCGCCGAGGCCTTCGCCGCCCAGGAAGAGGCGCTGCGGGCCGCGATGCAGGCGCTGCACGGCTCGGCGGTGCCGGTGATCAGCGTGGTCCATGGCCGGACGATGGGCGCCGGCTGCATCGTGGCGTGCCTCAGCGACCTCGTGCTGGGCGCCGAGGACGTACAGTTCGGCTTTCCGGAGATGCGCTTCGGCCTTTATCCGGCCTTCGTCCACGCCGCCCTGACGGAACGGCTGCCGGCGGCGCTGGCCTTTCAGATCCTGGTGGGGGGCCGGATGATGGACGCGGCGGCGGCCTACGGCTTGGGCTTCCTGACCGAGATCCTGCCCGCCGACGGCTTCGCCGACGCGGCGGAGGCGCGCATCTCCTACTACCGCGACCGGCTGGACGCCCTGGCGGCGGGCCGGCGCATCCTGCGGATGGAGAACCGCCCGTCGATGGCGGAAAAGACCGCGCGGCTGGCCCCGCTGTTGGCCGAGAACCACGCGGCGCCGTCGGTCCGGCGGCTGCTGTCCGGTCTGTCCTTCGCCCGCTGA